The following nucleotide sequence is from Silurus meridionalis isolate SWU-2019-XX chromosome 5, ASM1480568v1, whole genome shotgun sequence.
tagtgtgtgtgtgtgtgtatgtgtgtgtaaaccgAATGTCAATATCAAGTCTATACCTCTATGACGCATTACCTGTATTTATCATTATACACATGATAGCAGGTTGGACCAGATATGGAATGAATAAAGTGATAGACTCATCGATTCATCTCAGATGGAGAAATATACAATTTGGATCATATCGGGtttattgattatatatatatattctggtctatctatctatccatccatccatctatccacccatccGATTCCAGACTTTTTATGGTTCATGAATGTGATTTGCACTTCCTAAAGGAAACCTTCTAGCAGAGACCTATAATTTACATGATGCATTAGTTTCAactttattaacaatttttCTCAATCATGTCTTGTTTTGTCAGGGTGTACATGCTGTACCTGTCcgagtaaacaaataaaaaatgcatgtaaattaaacagaaaaattGCATAGCTTTCAGTTTGCTCTTGCTTAATGTATGATGTTATGCAACacctaaaaacatttttttaaatgcagaaaagAAGCACTGGTTTCCCTGTGACTGGTCTGTGGTTTTGCTGAGGTGACACAAACAGATTCTTGCTAGGCTAGCATGTTTATgtcctataaaaaaaactgctgttactcattaaataaataaggcaGCTGGTGATTTCTTTGCAATTATTGAACGATTTCACAATAAACATTCAGATCACTGTTCTGGATATATTTCAtgttcatacaaatacaaatgatttatatgtaaaatataacctggatttgatctttttttcacAATAGTGTATAACCGATTTGATCATTATAACatgataatattattaaattaatccTTGTAGTAAACAAATTACGGTTCAGGATGTTCTCAGTCATAACACGGCGGATGAATCTGACTGTAAAAATGGTCGTGATTAGATCAGACTTACCATAAGATCGGGAGCAGCTCCAGTCAAATATGATGATGTCACTACCTTTAATTATTACTACAAATTACacattttgaataaaacaataaaaccgTGTTAGTGAACCCCTGGATTCTTAACATTTTCGCTAACAGTGCCTTTGTTCCTGTTGTGCTCCTTCCTGATAGTCACCGGCCACGTGATCTGCTTGATCAGCTAGTCCCGCCTCCAGGCAGAGTCTGTGCAAAGTCTAAAAAACGATGGgaaattagtttttaaaaaatccgATGAAGTCTGTGTTTATATCCGAACTAGTCAGAAAAATAGTAATAGGAAAACTCTTTAAAGAAACGGAATTCGGAAtttgatcaaaatgtattaatggtAGCGTTTTCAAAACGGTGCGCACCATTGACATCTAGTGGTAAACAGGATGAAGTGCAGATAAACTACTACATGCAGTTTAGACTTTAGAGGGTTTTCAACAAATTAcatctgtttatataaaaaaaaaataaaaaaatttatagacAAACCAAGATTTATTTCTTATCACTCCACATAGAAAGTGTAGGCTTGAATTGGCTGTATGAGAATATATAAGGATATGATTGTGTTTGTTGATACTGagtataattaattattatgattttcttatacatagacagatgtggtttTAGTAAACGTTTTCCTTCAGAGATTCTCTGGTTCCAAAACACCGCTACTTCTGCATTAATTTGTGTCCTGTCGTTTAATAGGTACGATAACCTTCCTTAAATGGACGACGCGACATAACTTCTGGCCATGACTTCTTACCAGAACTTTTATTCTCCTCCCAACAGTAGTGTAACATACCCAAAATAGGTTCCCATCCATGCTATATGCCTCATAACATTACCGAAAGGAACATAATACTACATCCTTCCTCCACAAATAAGAttcttgcttttcttttctttatttaacacaTGGGGAGCAAATAGACCAACAATGACTATACTTTACTTTCTTACCCGGCGGTGTTGACAGTTCCTCTTTGATTTTCTCGTAGACCTCTTGCTGATGCGACCCCCAAACCCACATATTGGACTTTCTCAGTAAGTCTCTGAGTGGCTGCGTTTTCACTGCCAAATGTGGTAAGAATTTCCAAGGTGGTTGACCATTCCCAAGCACTGCCTTACTTCACTGATATTACATGTCTGTTTAATTGCTTTAACTGGTTCCAGCTTATCTGGGTCTGGGCTCACCAATGATGCCTCAACGATCTATCCAAGGAACTTGATTTTTGTATTGGAAAACTCACATTTCTCATTGAATGTGACTCCAGCTTCCTGAAGGATTGCAAGCACCCCCTCTCAGCCTCTCATCATGTTCACTCTGTGACGGCCCCCAGACGAGCACGTTATCCATTTGGCAAACAACACCTTCCAGTCCCTCAAAAATCCTGAACATGCATTTTTGGAAATGCTCAGGTGCAGAGGAGATTCCAAAGCATAGATGGTTATAGCAATAGTGGCCAAATGGAGTTATAAATGTGGTGAGCGAAGAGGATTCCTTTGAAAGTGGAATCTGCCAAAACCCTGCATTGGCATCAAGTTTGGAAAACACTTCGGCTCCTGCAAGTTGTCCTAATGTGCTTTCTACTGAAGGGAGAGGGTGTTTTTCTCTCATAAATGATTTGTTCAATTCTGTGAAATCTGTCAAATTCTCACTTGACCTGTACTCTTTGGCACCACAACTATGGGAGCACACCATTCAGTTGGCTCCTTCACCTTTGAAATTACACCCTGTTGTTCCATACGCCTCaattcttccttccttccacctTTGGTAAGAAGGGGAGAGAAATGCGTCTTGGAGTCGATATAGAAAAAGGTTCTGCACCTGGTTTCAGCACAATGCTGTACTCACCGTCCATTTTGCCTAAGCCACTGAAGAGTTGTGGAACTCTTTTTCCACCCTTTCTTTGGAGGTTAAGCTGACAACATAAAGCGTACCAGTTGAAGTGCAGATACTGCTGGTCTGCCCAACAAAAGCATGCACAACCCATCCACCACATAGATTTCCTGTTTCGTATGTTCGTTGTGCTTGCCAAGGGTGGCTGTGAATTTCCCTTTTACAGTGATGTTCCACCTGGTCCCTGGATGACTCTCCTGGGAGGTATCAGTTTTTGGAACTGGCCCTGGTTGTACAGTGTAACCGGGACTGCCGTTACATCAGCCCCCGTATCAATTTTGAACAACATCTTGAGATTGCCGATTGTTATCTCATTCATCCAGGGACTTCCTGGTACATTAGATGACAGTGAACCAAGAAACGCAATGTCCTCCATTGTGTCTTATGTTAGTGTTGCTATGTTCACCTCATGCACCTTCTTTGATTTACATGCTCTAGCActtacatgctctgtcccttcTTATGACAGAGGTGACATATTGCATCTCTTGCAGGGCATTGCTGCAAATTATACCCCTTTGTGTCACCGCATCCTCTTTTTTAGGCTTTATTTGTGGGGGGTTTCTTGACAGCTGTCCAAAGAGTGGctttacttgttttgttttcacattACTGTACTGTTTAGTTTGCACACTATCCAGCAGTTCGTTTGCCATTTCCCATTTGAAGGTCGATTTGAGCTAATCCTGGTGTTTTTTTACTAGTTCACTCTGTAGTGTCAATTCAGGGTCAAGATGTAACTTCCTCCCCATCGTATAAATCAAGGCTTTCACTTGAACGTGAATTTCTTCGGCGGAGAGACTTGAAACTGAGTCGTGATAGCGCCGTGCTAACTCTTCTTGTCAATCCTTCACGGTGACGCCACGAACGACACTGAAAACTAAACTATAATTCTGACACCATGTTCTGTCGTTTAACAGGTACAACATTAACCTTCCTTAAATGGACAGCCATGACTCCTAACCAGAACTTTTATTCTCCTTCCAACAGTACCGTAACACACCCAATAGAGGTTCCCATCCATACTATATGCCTCATAACGTTACCGAAAAGAACATAATTTGTTCTACAATTTGTTGGTTTCCGACGCATTCACGTGATTGCATCCTCCGGCAAATCAGCTTCAAGCGTCGCTGGTCACGTGTTTATGGCAGACCAACACAAGGgaacaaaaatgtattgtttttagaaACGTTTAAagaatactgtaaatattaaaacGTACACATTGACATCCATACATCGATTAATGCAAGTCTTAAATATAAGATGATTTtataagacatttaaaaaaaaaacaaatcaagtcTATGGTCATGAACACTTTTGGAAAGTGCGAGAATTTATCGATCATCCCTAAGTTTCAGGGCTACAGTACGGCCAGTTCAAAGTGCCAGAGTTTCACATTCATTTGGGTTTTTAGCTGTGAATTATATTGACCGGcggcttttcttttctttttgttcaaacCTAACACTTATTTGATCATGGCTGTAAGTATGCATTTCATCTCTGAATAGCGAGTTTACTAAAGCTAATAAGTATACTACTATGTTGGATTTTCATATTGTGTTTGGAACATCTATGAGCTAGCTAATGAACGATATAAATGTTTGCTGTCGTTTCAGTGTCGACTCAGTATCGACTCAGTGTCGACCCACTTGTTTGAATGACCCTTTTCTGTTTATTCACAGACTCACGAGTTTTTTGTTGATATGACATGTGAAGGATGCTCTGGTGCAGTGACTCGGGTTCTTAAAAAGCTAGGTACTGGGTTTAAATTCAAACAACACAGCCAATGTGatatattagatatattttTAGACCAAATAATCCCCACCTTTACCACATAGGGTTTACTACAGCAACACTATCAGCAATGTTGTTTCTGATTGACCCTTCTAACCATCTTCAAAACACTTGAACTGTAATAGATCAAGGGTCCATCccatttaaagtgtttttttacattatgaGATAGTATTTTCTATATAGTATACATATAGTATACATAGTATACATATAAAGATAGTATTTCAGTTGACATAAAACATGCATGTATTTGCCCTGaccatgtttttctttcaaatgaaCAGATGTCAAATTTGACATTGATCTTCCTAACAAGAAGGTCTTCATTGAGTCGGATAAAGACACAGAAGTCCTGCTGGAAACGCTGAAGAAAACCGGCAAAACTGTCACGTACATTGGTCCTAAATAGGCCAGATGTTAAACATTAACTGTCCATATGGAGCAACGTGTATTCCTGTCACTATCCATTTGTAATCCTTGTCtctattaattaatatttgtatCGTTTTGTTGGACTTGTTAAAGTTGCCCATTTTCCATATTTAACTACTAATGGTATGTATTAAAAAACTAACATGGAATAACAGATTTGCATGTAATACAGATGGAACATGGAATAACCGattatttttcagtttataGATTTAATCCAATTCATGTGTAGAAGTTACTC
It contains:
- the atox1 gene encoding copper transport protein ATOX1, which gives rise to MATHEFFVDMTCEGCSGAVTRVLKKLDVKFDIDLPNKKVFIESDKDTEVLLETLKKTGKTVTYIGPK